The Rhododendron vialii isolate Sample 1 chromosome 5a, ASM3025357v1 genome contains a region encoding:
- the LOC131325436 gene encoding ferric reduction oxidase 6-like isoform X9 codes for MFLAFSAPILVIAFLAIAHLLISGDEEFQVMKSSKCPRFQLWTFPVLVDGPFGVVSAAELIGILLFSIYVIWAVYAYTLVNFKVLSEFQLTFQEQCYLVLELTGLRLGMIGLFCLVFLFLPVARGSVLLRLVDIPFELATRYHVWLGHLTMLLFTLHGLLYIIAWALQGELLNEILEWKTIGVANLAGVISLAAGLFMWVTSLPPVRRQNFELFFYTHQLYIVFVVFLAMHVGDFIFSVAAGGIFLFILDRFLRFCQSRRTVNVISASCSPCGTVELVVSKPANLQYNALSFIFIQVRELSWLQWHPFSVSSSPLDGKYHMSILIKNLGEWTEKLRGKILNGPKEDSPMVPLQSHHANITVSVEGPYGHEFPYHLTYENLILVAGGIGISPFLAILSDILHRINDKKPCLPRNVLVVWALKTSDELPLLYSLDMESICPVFSDTLNLEIQTYVTRESEPRLEEGKISESVSSFGVPIRNRYGISVLVGTGSIAWSGLYVIVSTIGLVLSVGLVQIFYIDAFDITAWWQKGLLFVACMVGSPIIFGGVVVGLWHLWETKTSAKELGEDDRQNSGIMQNNQPREQKESSECCGATSNIVRYGCRPDFKEIFGSIAERWGHVDVGVIACGPPTLQTSIAKECRSQSLRRKSNHPIFHFNSHSFDL; via the exons ATGTTTCTGGCATTCAGTGCCCCAATTCTTGTCATCGCATTTCTGGCTATAGCACATCTTCTCATATCTGGGGACGAGGAATTCCAAGT GATGAAGTCGTCAAAATGTCCACGGTTCCAGTTGTGGACATTCCCAGTTCTCGTCGATGGACCCTTTGGAGTTGTTTCTGCTGCAGAGTTGATTGGAATTCTCCTCTTTTCAATATATGTCATCTGGGCTGTTTATGCATACACTCTTGTGAACTTCAAAGTCCTATCCGAGTTTCAGTTGACTTTTCAAGAGCAATG TTATTTGGTGCTGGAGCTGACGGGACTTCGCCTTGGTATGATTGGGTTATTTTGCTTGGTATTTTTGTTTCTCCCAGTTGCAAGGGGATCGGTTCTTCTCCGTCTCGTAGATATCCCTTTTGAGCTTGCAACTAGATATCATGTATGGTTGGGACATCTCACTATGCTACTTTTTACACTCCATGGGCTATTATACATAATAGCATGGGCATTGCAAGGCGAACTCCTAAATGAA ATATTGGAGTGGAAAACCATTGGTGTGGCGAACCTTGCCGGAGTCATCAGCCTTGCAGCTGGTCTATTCATGTGGGTGACTTCACTTCCGCCAGTGAGGAGACAAAACTTCGAGTTATTCTTCTATACACATCAACTGTACATTGTGTTCGTTGTTTTCTTGGCCATGCACGTTGGTGATTTCATTTTCAGTGTAGCTGCTGGAGGAATATTTCTGTTCATACTTGATCGGTTTCTTAGATTCTGTCAATCACGAAGGACTGTCAACGTAATATCAGCCAGTTGCAGTCCCTGTGGAACAGTGGAACTGGTCGTTTCAAAACCCGCAA ATCTGCAATACAATGCCctcagttttatttttattcaagtTCGGGAATTATCCTGGCTGCAATGGCATCCTTTCAGCGTCTCATCGAGTCCTTTGGACGGAAAGTACCATATGTCAATTCTCATTAAGAATCTTGGCGAATGGACGGAAAAGCTAAGAGGGAAAATCTTAAATGGTCCCAAGGAGGACAGTCCAATGGTACCGTTACAGTCTCATCATGCAAACATAACTGTTTCTGTAGAGGGACCGTATGGGCATGAATTCCCCTACCACTTAAC GTATGAAAACCTTATCTTAGTCGCTGGAGGAATTGGGATATCACCATTCCTGGCTATCTTGAGTGATATTCTCCACCGTATTAATGATAAGAAACCATGTCTCCCAAGAAATGTTTTGGTAGTTTGGGCTCTGAAAACCTCGGATGAGCTTCCTCTTCTTTATAGCCTTGACATGGAATCAATCTGTCCAGTTTTCTCTGATACCCTCAATCTTGAAATTCAAACTTACGTCACTCGAGAATCAGAACCTCGGCTG GAGGAGGGAAAAATTAGTGAATCTGTGAGCTCTTTCGGAGTTCCTATCCGCAACCGGTATGGCATTTCTGTTTTGGTTGGCACTGGAAGTATTGCCTGGTCTGGACTTTATGTCATTGTGTCTACAATCGGACTCGTTCTTTCTGTTGGTTTGGTACAAATCTTTTACATAGATGCTTTTGACATAACTGCTTGGTGGCAAAAGGGGCTTCTATTTGTTGCTTGTATGGTTGGGAGTCCAATTATCTTTGGTGGTGTTGTGGTTGGTCTATGGCATTTGTGGGAAACAAAAACTTCAGCAAAAGAACTAGGTGAAGATGACAGGCAAAATAGTGGCATCATGCAGAATAATCAACCAAGGGAACAAAAGGAGTCGAGTGAGTGTTGTGGTGCTACTTCAAATATTGTTCGGTATGGATGCAGACCAGACTTCAAAG AAATATTTGGATCGATAGCAGAGCGATGGGGCCATGTTGATGTTGGTGTGATCGCGTGTGGTCCTCCAACTCTCCAGACAAGCATTGCTAAAGAGTGCAGGTCCCAGAGTTTAAGGAGAAAATCCAATCACCCAATCTTCCATTTCAATAGCCACAGCTTTGACTTGTAG
- the LOC131325436 gene encoding ferric reduction oxidase 6-like isoform X7 — MFLAFSAPILVIAFLAIAHLLISGDEEFQVRNCRMKSSKCPRFQLWTFPVLVDGPFGVVSAAELIGILLFSIYVIWAVYAYTLVNFKVLSEFQLTFQEQCYLVLELTGLRLGMIGLFCLVFLFLPVARGSVLLRLVDIPFELATRYHVWLGHLTMLLFTLHGLLYIIAWALQGELLNEILEWKTIGVANLAGVISLAAGLFMWVTSLPPVRRQNFELFFYTHQLYIVFVVFLAMHVGDFIFSVAAGGIFLFILDRFLRFCQSRRTVNVISASCSPCGTVELVVSKPANLQYNALSFIFIQVRELSWLQWHPFSVSSSPLDGKYHMSILIKNLGEWTEKLRGKILNGPKEDSPMVPLQSHHANITVSVEGPYGHEFPYHLTYENLILVAGGIGISPFLAILSDILHRINDKKPCLPRNVLVVWALKTSDELPLLYSLDMESICPVFSDTLNLEIQTYVTRESEPRLEEGKISESVSSFGVPIRNRYGISVLVGTGSIAWSGLYVIVSTIGLVLSVGLVQIFYIDAFDITAWWQKGLLFVACMVGSPIIFGGVVVGLWHLWETKTSAKELGEDDRQNSGIMQNNQPREQKESSECCGATSNIVRYGCRPDFKEIFGSIAERWGHVDVGVIACGPPTLQTSIAKECRSQSLRRKSNHPIFHFNSHSFDL; from the exons ATGTTTCTGGCATTCAGTGCCCCAATTCTTGTCATCGCATTTCTGGCTATAGCACATCTTCTCATATCTGGGGACGAGGAATTCCAAGT TAGAAACTGCAGGATGAAGTCGTCAAAATGTCCACGGTTCCAGTTGTGGACATTCCCAGTTCTCGTCGATGGACCCTTTGGAGTTGTTTCTGCTGCAGAGTTGATTGGAATTCTCCTCTTTTCAATATATGTCATCTGGGCTGTTTATGCATACACTCTTGTGAACTTCAAAGTCCTATCCGAGTTTCAGTTGACTTTTCAAGAGCAATG TTATTTGGTGCTGGAGCTGACGGGACTTCGCCTTGGTATGATTGGGTTATTTTGCTTGGTATTTTTGTTTCTCCCAGTTGCAAGGGGATCGGTTCTTCTCCGTCTCGTAGATATCCCTTTTGAGCTTGCAACTAGATATCATGTATGGTTGGGACATCTCACTATGCTACTTTTTACACTCCATGGGCTATTATACATAATAGCATGGGCATTGCAAGGCGAACTCCTAAATGAA ATATTGGAGTGGAAAACCATTGGTGTGGCGAACCTTGCCGGAGTCATCAGCCTTGCAGCTGGTCTATTCATGTGGGTGACTTCACTTCCGCCAGTGAGGAGACAAAACTTCGAGTTATTCTTCTATACACATCAACTGTACATTGTGTTCGTTGTTTTCTTGGCCATGCACGTTGGTGATTTCATTTTCAGTGTAGCTGCTGGAGGAATATTTCTGTTCATACTTGATCGGTTTCTTAGATTCTGTCAATCACGAAGGACTGTCAACGTAATATCAGCCAGTTGCAGTCCCTGTGGAACAGTGGAACTGGTCGTTTCAAAACCCGCAA ATCTGCAATACAATGCCctcagttttatttttattcaagtTCGGGAATTATCCTGGCTGCAATGGCATCCTTTCAGCGTCTCATCGAGTCCTTTGGACGGAAAGTACCATATGTCAATTCTCATTAAGAATCTTGGCGAATGGACGGAAAAGCTAAGAGGGAAAATCTTAAATGGTCCCAAGGAGGACAGTCCAATGGTACCGTTACAGTCTCATCATGCAAACATAACTGTTTCTGTAGAGGGACCGTATGGGCATGAATTCCCCTACCACTTAAC GTATGAAAACCTTATCTTAGTCGCTGGAGGAATTGGGATATCACCATTCCTGGCTATCTTGAGTGATATTCTCCACCGTATTAATGATAAGAAACCATGTCTCCCAAGAAATGTTTTGGTAGTTTGGGCTCTGAAAACCTCGGATGAGCTTCCTCTTCTTTATAGCCTTGACATGGAATCAATCTGTCCAGTTTTCTCTGATACCCTCAATCTTGAAATTCAAACTTACGTCACTCGAGAATCAGAACCTCGGCTG GAGGAGGGAAAAATTAGTGAATCTGTGAGCTCTTTCGGAGTTCCTATCCGCAACCGGTATGGCATTTCTGTTTTGGTTGGCACTGGAAGTATTGCCTGGTCTGGACTTTATGTCATTGTGTCTACAATCGGACTCGTTCTTTCTGTTGGTTTGGTACAAATCTTTTACATAGATGCTTTTGACATAACTGCTTGGTGGCAAAAGGGGCTTCTATTTGTTGCTTGTATGGTTGGGAGTCCAATTATCTTTGGTGGTGTTGTGGTTGGTCTATGGCATTTGTGGGAAACAAAAACTTCAGCAAAAGAACTAGGTGAAGATGACAGGCAAAATAGTGGCATCATGCAGAATAATCAACCAAGGGAACAAAAGGAGTCGAGTGAGTGTTGTGGTGCTACTTCAAATATTGTTCGGTATGGATGCAGACCAGACTTCAAAG AAATATTTGGATCGATAGCAGAGCGATGGGGCCATGTTGATGTTGGTGTGATCGCGTGTGGTCCTCCAACTCTCCAGACAAGCATTGCTAAAGAGTGCAGGTCCCAGAGTTTAAGGAGAAAATCCAATCACCCAATCTTCCATTTCAATAGCCACAGCTTTGACTTGTAG
- the LOC131325436 gene encoding ferric reduction oxidase 6-like isoform X6 has translation MDVLVGSMFLAFSAPILVIAFLAIAHLLISGDEEFQVMKSSKCPRFQLWTFPVLVDGPFGVVSAAELIGILLFSIYVIWAVYAYTLVNFKVLSEFQLTFQEQCYLVLELTGLRLGMIGLFCLVFLFLPVARGSVLLRLVDIPFELATRYHVWLGHLTMLLFTLHGLLYIIAWALQGELLNEILEWKTIGVANLAGVISLAAGLFMWVTSLPPVRRQNFELFFYTHQLYIVFVVFLAMHVGDFIFSVAAGGIFLFILDRFLRFCQSRRTVNVISASCSPCGTVELVVSKPANLQYNALSFIFIQVRELSWLQWHPFSVSSSPLDGKYHMSILIKNLGEWTEKLRGKILNGPKEDSPMVPLQSHHANITVSVEGPYGHEFPYHLTYENLILVAGGIGISPFLAILSDILHRINDKKPCLPRNVLVVWALKTSDELPLLYSLDMESICPVFSDTLNLEIQTYVTRESEPRLEEGKISESVSSFGVPIRNRYGISVLVGTGSIAWSGLYVIVSTIGLVLSVGLVQIFYIDAFDITAWWQKGLLFVACMVGSPIIFGGVVVGLWHLWETKTSAKELGEDDRQNSGIMQNNQPREQKESSECCGATSNIVRYGCRPDFKEIFGSIAERWGHVDVGVIACGPPTLQTSIAKECRSQSLRRKSNHPIFHFNSHSFDL, from the exons ATGGATGTGCTTGTGG GAAGTATGTTTCTGGCATTCAGTGCCCCAATTCTTGTCATCGCATTTCTGGCTATAGCACATCTTCTCATATCTGGGGACGAGGAATTCCAAGT GATGAAGTCGTCAAAATGTCCACGGTTCCAGTTGTGGACATTCCCAGTTCTCGTCGATGGACCCTTTGGAGTTGTTTCTGCTGCAGAGTTGATTGGAATTCTCCTCTTTTCAATATATGTCATCTGGGCTGTTTATGCATACACTCTTGTGAACTTCAAAGTCCTATCCGAGTTTCAGTTGACTTTTCAAGAGCAATG TTATTTGGTGCTGGAGCTGACGGGACTTCGCCTTGGTATGATTGGGTTATTTTGCTTGGTATTTTTGTTTCTCCCAGTTGCAAGGGGATCGGTTCTTCTCCGTCTCGTAGATATCCCTTTTGAGCTTGCAACTAGATATCATGTATGGTTGGGACATCTCACTATGCTACTTTTTACACTCCATGGGCTATTATACATAATAGCATGGGCATTGCAAGGCGAACTCCTAAATGAA ATATTGGAGTGGAAAACCATTGGTGTGGCGAACCTTGCCGGAGTCATCAGCCTTGCAGCTGGTCTATTCATGTGGGTGACTTCACTTCCGCCAGTGAGGAGACAAAACTTCGAGTTATTCTTCTATACACATCAACTGTACATTGTGTTCGTTGTTTTCTTGGCCATGCACGTTGGTGATTTCATTTTCAGTGTAGCTGCTGGAGGAATATTTCTGTTCATACTTGATCGGTTTCTTAGATTCTGTCAATCACGAAGGACTGTCAACGTAATATCAGCCAGTTGCAGTCCCTGTGGAACAGTGGAACTGGTCGTTTCAAAACCCGCAA ATCTGCAATACAATGCCctcagttttatttttattcaagtTCGGGAATTATCCTGGCTGCAATGGCATCCTTTCAGCGTCTCATCGAGTCCTTTGGACGGAAAGTACCATATGTCAATTCTCATTAAGAATCTTGGCGAATGGACGGAAAAGCTAAGAGGGAAAATCTTAAATGGTCCCAAGGAGGACAGTCCAATGGTACCGTTACAGTCTCATCATGCAAACATAACTGTTTCTGTAGAGGGACCGTATGGGCATGAATTCCCCTACCACTTAAC GTATGAAAACCTTATCTTAGTCGCTGGAGGAATTGGGATATCACCATTCCTGGCTATCTTGAGTGATATTCTCCACCGTATTAATGATAAGAAACCATGTCTCCCAAGAAATGTTTTGGTAGTTTGGGCTCTGAAAACCTCGGATGAGCTTCCTCTTCTTTATAGCCTTGACATGGAATCAATCTGTCCAGTTTTCTCTGATACCCTCAATCTTGAAATTCAAACTTACGTCACTCGAGAATCAGAACCTCGGCTG GAGGAGGGAAAAATTAGTGAATCTGTGAGCTCTTTCGGAGTTCCTATCCGCAACCGGTATGGCATTTCTGTTTTGGTTGGCACTGGAAGTATTGCCTGGTCTGGACTTTATGTCATTGTGTCTACAATCGGACTCGTTCTTTCTGTTGGTTTGGTACAAATCTTTTACATAGATGCTTTTGACATAACTGCTTGGTGGCAAAAGGGGCTTCTATTTGTTGCTTGTATGGTTGGGAGTCCAATTATCTTTGGTGGTGTTGTGGTTGGTCTATGGCATTTGTGGGAAACAAAAACTTCAGCAAAAGAACTAGGTGAAGATGACAGGCAAAATAGTGGCATCATGCAGAATAATCAACCAAGGGAACAAAAGGAGTCGAGTGAGTGTTGTGGTGCTACTTCAAATATTGTTCGGTATGGATGCAGACCAGACTTCAAAG AAATATTTGGATCGATAGCAGAGCGATGGGGCCATGTTGATGTTGGTGTGATCGCGTGTGGTCCTCCAACTCTCCAGACAAGCATTGCTAAAGAGTGCAGGTCCCAGAGTTTAAGGAGAAAATCCAATCACCCAATCTTCCATTTCAATAGCCACAGCTTTGACTTGTAG
- the LOC131325436 gene encoding ferric reduction oxidase 6-like isoform X8: MFLAFSAPILVIAFLAIAHLLISGDEEFQVNCRMKSSKCPRFQLWTFPVLVDGPFGVVSAAELIGILLFSIYVIWAVYAYTLVNFKVLSEFQLTFQEQCYLVLELTGLRLGMIGLFCLVFLFLPVARGSVLLRLVDIPFELATRYHVWLGHLTMLLFTLHGLLYIIAWALQGELLNEILEWKTIGVANLAGVISLAAGLFMWVTSLPPVRRQNFELFFYTHQLYIVFVVFLAMHVGDFIFSVAAGGIFLFILDRFLRFCQSRRTVNVISASCSPCGTVELVVSKPANLQYNALSFIFIQVRELSWLQWHPFSVSSSPLDGKYHMSILIKNLGEWTEKLRGKILNGPKEDSPMVPLQSHHANITVSVEGPYGHEFPYHLTYENLILVAGGIGISPFLAILSDILHRINDKKPCLPRNVLVVWALKTSDELPLLYSLDMESICPVFSDTLNLEIQTYVTRESEPRLEEGKISESVSSFGVPIRNRYGISVLVGTGSIAWSGLYVIVSTIGLVLSVGLVQIFYIDAFDITAWWQKGLLFVACMVGSPIIFGGVVVGLWHLWETKTSAKELGEDDRQNSGIMQNNQPREQKESSECCGATSNIVRYGCRPDFKEIFGSIAERWGHVDVGVIACGPPTLQTSIAKECRSQSLRRKSNHPIFHFNSHSFDL, from the exons ATGTTTCTGGCATTCAGTGCCCCAATTCTTGTCATCGCATTTCTGGCTATAGCACATCTTCTCATATCTGGGGACGAGGAATTCCAAGT AAACTGCAGGATGAAGTCGTCAAAATGTCCACGGTTCCAGTTGTGGACATTCCCAGTTCTCGTCGATGGACCCTTTGGAGTTGTTTCTGCTGCAGAGTTGATTGGAATTCTCCTCTTTTCAATATATGTCATCTGGGCTGTTTATGCATACACTCTTGTGAACTTCAAAGTCCTATCCGAGTTTCAGTTGACTTTTCAAGAGCAATG TTATTTGGTGCTGGAGCTGACGGGACTTCGCCTTGGTATGATTGGGTTATTTTGCTTGGTATTTTTGTTTCTCCCAGTTGCAAGGGGATCGGTTCTTCTCCGTCTCGTAGATATCCCTTTTGAGCTTGCAACTAGATATCATGTATGGTTGGGACATCTCACTATGCTACTTTTTACACTCCATGGGCTATTATACATAATAGCATGGGCATTGCAAGGCGAACTCCTAAATGAA ATATTGGAGTGGAAAACCATTGGTGTGGCGAACCTTGCCGGAGTCATCAGCCTTGCAGCTGGTCTATTCATGTGGGTGACTTCACTTCCGCCAGTGAGGAGACAAAACTTCGAGTTATTCTTCTATACACATCAACTGTACATTGTGTTCGTTGTTTTCTTGGCCATGCACGTTGGTGATTTCATTTTCAGTGTAGCTGCTGGAGGAATATTTCTGTTCATACTTGATCGGTTTCTTAGATTCTGTCAATCACGAAGGACTGTCAACGTAATATCAGCCAGTTGCAGTCCCTGTGGAACAGTGGAACTGGTCGTTTCAAAACCCGCAA ATCTGCAATACAATGCCctcagttttatttttattcaagtTCGGGAATTATCCTGGCTGCAATGGCATCCTTTCAGCGTCTCATCGAGTCCTTTGGACGGAAAGTACCATATGTCAATTCTCATTAAGAATCTTGGCGAATGGACGGAAAAGCTAAGAGGGAAAATCTTAAATGGTCCCAAGGAGGACAGTCCAATGGTACCGTTACAGTCTCATCATGCAAACATAACTGTTTCTGTAGAGGGACCGTATGGGCATGAATTCCCCTACCACTTAAC GTATGAAAACCTTATCTTAGTCGCTGGAGGAATTGGGATATCACCATTCCTGGCTATCTTGAGTGATATTCTCCACCGTATTAATGATAAGAAACCATGTCTCCCAAGAAATGTTTTGGTAGTTTGGGCTCTGAAAACCTCGGATGAGCTTCCTCTTCTTTATAGCCTTGACATGGAATCAATCTGTCCAGTTTTCTCTGATACCCTCAATCTTGAAATTCAAACTTACGTCACTCGAGAATCAGAACCTCGGCTG GAGGAGGGAAAAATTAGTGAATCTGTGAGCTCTTTCGGAGTTCCTATCCGCAACCGGTATGGCATTTCTGTTTTGGTTGGCACTGGAAGTATTGCCTGGTCTGGACTTTATGTCATTGTGTCTACAATCGGACTCGTTCTTTCTGTTGGTTTGGTACAAATCTTTTACATAGATGCTTTTGACATAACTGCTTGGTGGCAAAAGGGGCTTCTATTTGTTGCTTGTATGGTTGGGAGTCCAATTATCTTTGGTGGTGTTGTGGTTGGTCTATGGCATTTGTGGGAAACAAAAACTTCAGCAAAAGAACTAGGTGAAGATGACAGGCAAAATAGTGGCATCATGCAGAATAATCAACCAAGGGAACAAAAGGAGTCGAGTGAGTGTTGTGGTGCTACTTCAAATATTGTTCGGTATGGATGCAGACCAGACTTCAAAG AAATATTTGGATCGATAGCAGAGCGATGGGGCCATGTTGATGTTGGTGTGATCGCGTGTGGTCCTCCAACTCTCCAGACAAGCATTGCTAAAGAGTGCAGGTCCCAGAGTTTAAGGAGAAAATCCAATCACCCAATCTTCCATTTCAATAGCCACAGCTTTGACTTGTAG